From the Deltaproteobacteria bacterium RBG_16_64_85 genome, the window ACGCTTCGGAGGCCTCGCGGCCGTGGACGGAGTATCTTTCTCTGTCGAGGAAGGGGAAATCCTGGGGCTGATCGGCCCCAACGGCGCCGGCAAGACGACCCTGTTCAACCTCATCACCTCGATCTTCCCGCCGAGCGGCGGCCATGTCCTCTTCCGCGGGGAACCCATCGAGGGTCTCAGGCCCAACTCCATTACGCGCAAGGGGATCAGCCGGACGTTCCAGAACATCCGCCTGTTCGCGCAGATGACGGCGCGGGAGAACGTCATGGTCGGAAGGCACGCCAGGAGCCGCGCGGGGATCTGGGGGAGCGTCCTCAAGACGGGAAGCCAGAGGGCCGAGGAGGCGCAGATCCGGGAAAAAACCGGCGAATTGCTCGCGCTCATGGGCCTTGCCGGCTTCGAGGAGTTCCCCGCCGGAAAGCTCCCCTACGGGCACCAGAGACGCCTGGAAATCGCACGGGCGCTGGCGGCCGAGCCGAAGCTTCTCCTCCTGGACGAGCCGGCGGCGGGCATGAACGAGAGCGAAACCCGCGAAATCCACCAGTCGATCCTCACGATCCGCGCACTCGGTGTCACGGTCCTGCTGATCGAGCACGACATGTCGCTGGTCATGAAGGTGTGCGACCGGCTGGTCGTGCTGAATTTCGGCCAGAAGATCGCGGAAGGCACCCCGGAAGAGATCCGCGTCAACCCGGAAGTGGTCGAAGCCTACCTCGGAAGGGAGGAGGACGACGGAAATGCTTGAGGTCCGGGGGCTCGCGACCAGCTACGGGAACATCAAGGCGGTGAAAGGAATCGATCTCGACGTCGCGGAAGGGGCGATCGTCTGCATCCTCGGAGCCAACGGCGCCGGGAAGACCACGCTCATGAAGACGGTTTCCGGCCTGCTCAAGCCGGCGG encodes:
- a CDS encoding ABC transporter ATP-binding protein; this encodes MTLLELANVGKRFGGLAAVDGVSFSVEEGEILGLIGPNGAGKTTLFNLITSIFPPSGGHVLFRGEPIEGLRPNSITRKGISRTFQNIRLFAQMTARENVMVGRHARSRAGIWGSVLKTGSQRAEEAQIREKTGELLALMGLAGFEEFPAGKLPYGHQRRLEIARALAAEPKLLLLDEPAAGMNESETREIHQSILTIRALGVTVLLIEHDMSLVMKVCDRLVVLNFGQKIAEGTPEEIRVNPEVVEAYLGREEDDGNA